The following are encoded together in the Streptomyces sp. NBC_00341 genome:
- a CDS encoding VOC family protein, protein MQKVTTFLWFDHNRAEEAADHYISVVGGDSRVLDVTRWTPSSPGEAGAVMTVRFQLEGTEYIAFNGGPEFPFSEAVSLSVECASQEEADRLWDELTADGGQESQCGWLKDRFGVSWQIVPPGLGDALTDPDPEKAARAMKAMLGMKRLDIEALRNA, encoded by the coding sequence ATGCAGAAAGTCACCACGTTCCTGTGGTTCGACCACAACCGGGCCGAGGAGGCCGCGGACCACTACATTTCGGTCGTCGGCGGTGACTCCCGCGTCCTGGACGTGACCCGCTGGACCCCGTCGTCACCCGGCGAGGCGGGCGCCGTGATGACCGTGCGTTTCCAGCTGGAGGGCACGGAGTACATCGCGTTCAACGGCGGCCCCGAGTTCCCCTTCAGCGAGGCCGTGTCCCTCTCCGTCGAATGCGCCTCCCAGGAGGAGGCGGACCGGCTGTGGGACGAGCTCACCGCGGACGGCGGACAGGAGAGCCAGTGCGGCTGGCTCAAGGACAGGTTCGGCGTCTCCTGGCAGATCGTCCCGCCCGGCCTCGGTGACGCCCTGACCGACCCGGACCCGGAGAAGGCGGCCCGCGCCATGAAGGCGATGCTCGGCATGAAGCGGCTCGACATCGAGGCCCTGCGCAACGCCTGA
- the groES gene encoding co-chaperone GroES encodes MVSTSTKVAIKPLEDRIVVQPLDAEQTTASGLVIPDTAKEKPQEGVVLAVGPGRFENGERLPLDVKTGDVVLYSKYGGTEVKYNGEEYLVLSARDVLAIIEK; translated from the coding sequence ATCGTGTCGACCAGCACCAAGGTTGCGATCAAGCCGCTCGAGGACCGCATTGTGGTCCAGCCGCTCGACGCCGAGCAGACCACGGCCTCCGGCCTGGTCATTCCCGACACCGCCAAGGAGAAGCCCCAGGAGGGCGTCGTCCTGGCCGTGGGCCCGGGCCGCTTCGAGAACGGCGAGCGGCTTCCGCTCGACGTCAAGACCGGCGATGTCGTGCTGTACAGCAAGTACGGCGGCACCGAGGTGAAGTACAACGGCGAGGAGTACCTCGTCCTCTCGGCTCGCGACGTGCTCGCGATCATCGAGAAGTAA
- a CDS encoding sugar ABC transporter permease, whose product MSTPPTSGTRPGGLSAKARTRIAAGTFLTPFFVLFTVAMIIPVCYALWLSLFTEKQSGLGFDGPRTVFDGLGNYASALGDQAFRDGFWVLLGYCAFYIPLMAGGAIVLALLLDTALARARRFFQLALFLPHAIPGLIAALIWIYLYTPQLSPVVKAMESGGIGFDFFSSQGTLPSIVNIALWEWLGYNVVIFYAALQAVDRSLLEAATVDGAGNWRIAFSIKLPLIRSSLVMVLLFTIIGSLQLFTEPLILNRGSGSAVTSTWTPNMYAYSAAFERNDYGLAAAASVLIALVAAALSFVVTRFTNNRKEARA is encoded by the coding sequence ATGAGCACGCCTCCCACATCCGGTACCCGCCCCGGCGGGCTGAGCGCGAAGGCCCGCACCCGGATCGCGGCCGGTACCTTCCTCACGCCGTTCTTCGTCCTGTTCACCGTCGCGATGATCATCCCGGTCTGCTACGCGCTCTGGCTGAGCCTCTTCACCGAGAAGCAGTCCGGTCTCGGCTTCGACGGTCCCCGTACCGTCTTCGACGGGCTCGGGAACTACGCCTCCGCCCTCGGGGACCAGGCGTTCCGCGACGGCTTCTGGGTGCTCCTGGGCTACTGCGCCTTCTACATCCCGCTGATGGCCGGCGGCGCGATCGTGCTGGCGCTGCTGCTGGACACCGCGCTGGCGCGCGCCCGGCGCTTCTTCCAGCTGGCGCTCTTCCTGCCGCACGCCATCCCCGGGCTGATCGCCGCGCTGATCTGGATCTACCTGTACACGCCGCAGCTCAGCCCGGTCGTCAAGGCGATGGAGTCGGGCGGCATCGGCTTCGACTTCTTCTCGTCCCAGGGCACGCTGCCCTCCATCGTCAACATCGCCCTGTGGGAGTGGCTCGGCTACAACGTGGTGATCTTCTACGCCGCACTGCAGGCCGTCGACCGCTCGCTGCTGGAGGCCGCGACCGTGGACGGCGCGGGGAACTGGCGGATCGCCTTCTCCATCAAGCTCCCGCTGATCCGCTCCTCGCTGGTGATGGTGCTGCTCTTCACCATCATCGGCTCGCTCCAGCTGTTCACCGAGCCACTGATCCTGAACCGGGGCTCCGGCTCGGCCGTCACCAGCACCTGGACCCCGAACATGTACGCCTACAGCGCCGCGTTCGAGCGCAACGACTACGGCCTCGCCGCGGCCGCCTCCGTGCTCATCGCCCTCGTCGCCGCCGCGCTCTCCTTCGTCGTCACGCGCTTCACCAACAACCGCAAGGAGGCACGGGCATGA
- a CDS encoding hydroxyacid dehydrogenase: MHHTTDTRPAALLAMGPGIAERLLTPAHRDRLTGLVRTDPDLVAHELADPSPQVAAALAEAEVLLTCWGAPVLTEAVLAAAPRLRAVVHAAGSVKHHVTDACWERGIQVTSVAGANARPVAEYTLAAILFAGKNVLGSARRYRELRAAHDWREELDGWGNHGRTVGIVGASRTGRRVIELLRPFDFEVLLYDPYLEPAAATRLGAEPVPLDELCARSGIVSVHAPELPATRRLIGAAQLAAMPDGSTLINTARGSLIDEPALVTELVRGRLHAVLDVTDPDLPPESSPLYDLPNVLLTPHIAGSLGNELHRMADQALDELQRFASGRPFADPVHGDALPRSA, from the coding sequence ATGCACCACACCACTGACACCCGGCCCGCCGCGCTCCTCGCGATGGGACCGGGGATCGCAGAACGGCTGCTCACGCCCGCTCACCGGGACCGGCTGACCGGCCTCGTCCGCACCGATCCGGATCTCGTCGCCCACGAGTTGGCCGACCCGTCGCCGCAGGTCGCCGCCGCGCTGGCCGAGGCCGAGGTCCTGCTCACCTGCTGGGGCGCGCCCGTGCTCACCGAGGCCGTCCTCGCGGCCGCGCCCCGGCTGCGGGCGGTCGTCCACGCCGCGGGCAGCGTCAAGCACCACGTCACGGACGCGTGCTGGGAGCGGGGCATCCAGGTCACCTCCGTGGCCGGTGCGAACGCCCGGCCGGTGGCCGAGTACACGCTGGCCGCGATCCTCTTCGCGGGCAAGAACGTGCTGGGCAGCGCCCGCCGCTACCGGGAGCTGCGCGCCGCGCACGACTGGCGCGAGGAGCTCGACGGCTGGGGCAACCACGGCCGCACGGTGGGCATCGTCGGCGCGTCCCGGACCGGGCGCCGCGTCATCGAGCTGCTGCGGCCGTTCGACTTCGAGGTCCTGCTGTACGACCCGTACCTGGAACCCGCCGCGGCCACCCGGCTCGGTGCGGAGCCGGTCCCCCTCGACGAGCTCTGCGCCCGCAGCGGGATCGTCTCCGTCCACGCGCCGGAGCTCCCCGCCACCCGCCGGCTGATCGGAGCCGCGCAACTGGCGGCCATGCCGGACGGCTCGACGCTCATCAACACCGCACGCGGTTCGCTGATCGACGAGCCGGCCCTGGTCACGGAGCTGGTACGGGGCCGGCTGCACGCCGTCCTGGACGTGACGGACCCAGACCTGCCGCCGGAGTCCTCACCGCTCTACGACCTGCCGAACGTGCTGCTGACCCCGCACATCGCGGGTTCGCTCGGCAACGAGCTGCACCGGATGGCGGACCAGGCGCTGGACGAGCTGCAACGCTTCGCCTCCGGCCGCCCGTTCGCGGACCCGGTCCACGGAGACGCGCTCCCGCGCTCGGCGTAG
- a CDS encoding MFS transporter codes for MRWLLPVALTVQFMVALDMSVVNVALPDMRADLGFTPQGLLWVVNAYALAFGGLLMLGGRLADLLGSRPVLIGGLVLFGAASLAGGFAGSPGLLLAARAVQGVGAAALAPVAFALIAIAFPAGPARSRALGLWGMAGAAGGAVGVLAGGVLTDAAGWRAVMLVNVPIVAFALFASLRTGPTAGPAGPGARLDVAGALLATCGTTLLVLGLVGTSTHPWGSARTLCTLGGAALLLVAFVVVEQRTAHPLLRPGLLKGRPVLTANLFCLLLSSGQFAAFYFVSLCLQQVLGYGPTAAGIAFLPFSAGVVAGSVIATRTVAALGTRWLLALGGSLAALGIAGFAVTARTDATFLTFVLGPSVVSAVGIGMCFVPLGTAATTDVEAGETGMASGLLNSARQVGGSLGLAVLVTVAAQVSGDSSRPADLVSGYATAFWAAAGLLAAGTLAALLLLPRDRRAGAAPASGTGTATAPVTGPAGVPVAGPEGLRTHSAGDGDPAVSRSTRG; via the coding sequence ATGCGTTGGCTCCTGCCGGTAGCTCTCACCGTGCAGTTCATGGTGGCGCTGGACATGTCCGTGGTGAACGTCGCGCTGCCGGACATGCGCGCCGATCTCGGCTTCACACCGCAGGGGCTCCTGTGGGTCGTGAACGCCTACGCGCTCGCCTTCGGCGGGCTGCTGATGCTCGGCGGGCGGCTCGCCGACCTGCTCGGCAGCCGGCCCGTGCTGATCGGCGGACTGGTGCTCTTCGGGGCGGCGAGCCTGGCCGGCGGGTTCGCCGGGTCGCCGGGCCTGCTGCTGGCCGCGCGGGCGGTGCAGGGGGTCGGCGCCGCCGCGCTCGCCCCGGTGGCCTTCGCGCTGATCGCCATCGCCTTCCCGGCCGGACCGGCGCGCTCCCGCGCCCTCGGGCTCTGGGGCATGGCGGGGGCGGCGGGCGGCGCGGTCGGGGTGCTGGCCGGCGGGGTGCTCACGGACGCGGCGGGCTGGCGCGCGGTGATGCTCGTCAACGTGCCCATCGTGGCCTTCGCCCTGTTCGCCTCCCTGCGCACCGGACCGACCGCGGGACCCGCGGGGCCCGGCGCCCGGCTCGACGTGGCCGGGGCGCTGCTCGCCACCTGCGGTACGACCCTGCTCGTCCTCGGGCTCGTGGGGACCTCGACCCACCCGTGGGGGTCCGCCAGGACCCTCTGCACCCTCGGCGGCGCGGCCCTGCTGCTCGTCGCCTTCGTCGTCGTCGAACAGCGCACCGCGCACCCGCTGCTGCGGCCCGGCCTGCTGAAGGGGCGGCCGGTCCTGACGGCGAACCTGTTCTGCCTGCTGCTCAGCTCCGGCCAGTTCGCCGCGTTCTACTTCGTCTCGCTCTGCCTGCAGCAGGTGCTCGGCTACGGACCGACCGCGGCCGGAATCGCCTTCCTGCCGTTCAGTGCGGGCGTCGTCGCGGGCTCGGTCATCGCCACCCGTACGGTCGCGGCGCTCGGTACCCGGTGGCTGCTGGCCCTGGGCGGCTCGCTGGCCGCCCTCGGCATCGCCGGGTTCGCGGTCACCGCCCGGACGGACGCCACCTTCCTCACCTTCGTCCTCGGCCCGTCCGTGGTCTCCGCCGTCGGTATCGGCATGTGCTTCGTGCCGCTCGGCACCGCCGCCACGACCGATGTCGAGGCCGGGGAGACCGGGATGGCCTCCGGGCTGCTGAACAGCGCCCGGCAGGTGGGCGGCTCGCTGGGGCTCGCGGTCCTGGTGACGGTCGCCGCGCAGGTCAGCGGGGACTCCAGCCGGCCGGCCGACCTGGTCTCCGGATACGCGACGGCCTTCTGGGCCGCCGCCGGGCTGCTCGCGGCGGGGACGCTGGCGGCGCTGCTCCTGCTCCCGCGCGACCGGCGGGCCGGGGCGGCGCCCGCGTCCGGAACCGGGACGGCGACCGCTCCGGTAACCGGACCGGCGGGCGTACCGGTGGCCGGTCCGGAAGGCCTCCGAACCCATTCCGCCGGAGATGGTGATCCGGCCGTGTCCCGTTCGACGCGGGGGTGA
- a CDS encoding TetR/AcrR family transcriptional regulator — protein sequence MSGTEKKPPGTKRSVGRPRRLDPDAMVATARRIIEEEGLDALSMRRVAKELGSTPMALYHYVQDKDELLMLTLSGTAAAFPRPELPADPRERLTAVAAHMHEILAQIPWVLDILALGELTDRNALWMVEEIIGCALDCGLSPGRAVRAYRTIWSYVYGDLVFRRAAARRAEHPSPKRYFPDMVTEADAAELPRLTAIKDDWRAYAADYDVVDELDAIITGLLARGTRSASGAPAG from the coding sequence GTGTCAGGGACAGAGAAGAAACCGCCGGGGACCAAGCGGTCCGTAGGGCGTCCGCGCAGGCTCGATCCGGACGCCATGGTCGCCACGGCGCGCCGCATCATCGAGGAAGAGGGCCTGGACGCCCTCAGCATGCGGCGGGTGGCGAAGGAGCTCGGCTCCACCCCGATGGCGCTCTACCACTACGTCCAGGACAAGGACGAGCTGCTGATGCTCACCCTCTCCGGGACGGCGGCCGCCTTCCCGCGCCCGGAGCTGCCCGCGGACCCGCGCGAACGGCTGACCGCCGTCGCCGCGCACATGCACGAGATCCTGGCGCAGATCCCCTGGGTGCTCGACATCCTGGCGCTGGGCGAGCTGACCGACCGCAACGCGCTCTGGATGGTCGAGGAGATCATCGGCTGCGCGCTCGACTGCGGCCTCTCCCCCGGCCGGGCGGTACGCGCCTACCGGACGATCTGGAGCTACGTCTACGGCGACCTGGTCTTCCGCCGGGCCGCCGCCAGACGGGCCGAACACCCGTCGCCCAAGCGGTACTTCCCCGACATGGTCACAGAGGCGGACGCGGCGGAGCTGCCCCGGCTCACCGCGATCAAGGACGACTGGCGGGCGTACGCCGCCGACTACGACGTGGTGGACGAACTCGACGCGATCATCACCGGTCTGCTGGCCCGAGGGACTCGAAGCGCCAGCGGTGCACCGGCCGGGTGA
- a CDS encoding methyltransferase domain-containing protein, whose translation MGQVNALAPPDGPDPSDAPNPSDAPDPLAGFRALRTPEGAELLAGLRSYDPATELATATRLRRTHPAGLVSAALGQARLRQRAVAKFGAEDAHRMFFTPNGVEQATRTSVAAHRAGRFAGAGVRSVADLCCGIGGDAIALARAGISVLAVDRDPLTAEVAGANAAALGLDALIEVRCADVTEIDTSPYDAVFVDPARRGGRGRIFDPEAYSPPLSWATAAALKAPRAALKIAPGVPHEAIGPQAEAEWISDGGDVKEAVLWFGEGFEAGAYRATLLPSGATLSAQAALPAPPVGPVGRYLYEPDGAVIRAHLVADIVDRCGGRLIDERIAYVTSDELYDSPYTAGYEITDQLPFNMKRLKALLRERKVGVLTVKKRGSPVEPEELRRKMKLQGPNRATVFLTRVADAPTMLIGHPVTGPEADHR comes from the coding sequence ATGGGGCAGGTGAACGCTCTCGCCCCGCCCGACGGGCCCGACCCGTCCGACGCCCCCAACCCGTCCGACGCCCCCGACCCCCTCGCCGGGTTCCGGGCCCTGCGCACCCCCGAGGGTGCCGAGCTGCTGGCCGGGCTGCGCTCGTACGACCCCGCCACCGAACTCGCCACCGCCACCCGGCTGCGCCGCACCCACCCGGCCGGCCTGGTCTCCGCGGCGCTGGGGCAGGCGCGGCTGCGGCAGCGGGCGGTGGCGAAGTTCGGCGCCGAGGACGCGCACCGGATGTTCTTCACGCCGAACGGGGTGGAGCAGGCGACCCGCACCTCGGTGGCGGCCCACCGCGCCGGACGGTTCGCGGGCGCTGGGGTCCGCAGCGTCGCCGACCTCTGCTGCGGGATCGGCGGCGACGCCATCGCGCTGGCCCGCGCCGGGATCTCCGTCCTCGCCGTGGACCGCGACCCGCTGACCGCGGAGGTGGCCGGGGCCAACGCCGCCGCGCTCGGCCTGGACGCGCTGATCGAGGTGCGGTGCGCCGACGTCACGGAGATCGACACCTCGCCGTACGACGCGGTGTTCGTCGACCCGGCCCGCCGGGGCGGCCGGGGCCGGATCTTCGACCCGGAGGCCTACTCCCCGCCGCTGTCCTGGGCGACCGCCGCCGCGCTCAAGGCCCCGAGGGCGGCGCTGAAGATCGCGCCCGGCGTCCCGCACGAGGCGATCGGCCCGCAGGCGGAGGCCGAGTGGATCTCGGACGGCGGCGACGTGAAGGAGGCGGTGCTCTGGTTCGGCGAGGGCTTCGAGGCGGGCGCCTACCGCGCCACCCTGCTCCCGTCGGGGGCCACCCTGTCGGCCCAGGCCGCGCTGCCCGCCCCGCCGGTCGGGCCGGTCGGCCGGTATCTGTACGAGCCGGACGGCGCGGTGATCCGGGCCCATCTGGTCGCGGACATCGTGGACCGGTGCGGCGGCCGGCTGATCGACGAGAGGATCGCGTACGTCACGAGCGACGAGCTGTACGACTCCCCGTACACCGCCGGGTACGAGATCACCGATCAGCTGCCGTTCAACATGAAGCGGCTGAAGGCGCTGCTGCGGGAGCGGAAGGTCGGCGTCCTGACGGTCAAGAAGCGCGGCTCGCCGGTCGAACCGGAGGAACTGCGCCGGAAGATGAAGCTCCAGGGCCCCAACCGGGCCACCGTCTTCCTGACCCGGGTCGCGGACGCCCCGACGATGCTGATCGGCCACCCCGTGACCGGCCCGGAGGCCGACCACCGGTAG
- a CDS encoding polysaccharide deacetylase family protein: MQLVRQKEEFTMKRRRPGQAEQGQGGTGRGRGYLRRRPGYAVLAALLVAAVGSGCAAGTDSRTDVGAGQGAKALAGQPGSQAGNAGAAGTRAAQAEKARLAQAARAVAAKKWGLASTPLAAPVPPAVKPHITTRKGFEVEGGDDSLPPVFTTVPTDKKIVFLTMDDGDDKDPELLRMMSDLNIPYSAFLSDYLVRDDYGYFKDAQSRGVSINNHTLNHRYLPGLSHDEQKQEICDQQDILQKQYGERPRLFRPPYGNYNGDTLRIAKSCGITAVPLWAAEAFPDHMEWREEDQDLHPGDIILTHFRGKKDWKGSMPDLVRAAMKVITDKGYAVARLEDYV, translated from the coding sequence ATGCAGCTTGTACGACAAAAGGAAGAATTCACCATGAAGAGGCGCAGACCCGGACAGGCGGAACAGGGGCAGGGCGGCACGGGGCGCGGGAGGGGATACCTGCGGCGCCGGCCCGGATACGCGGTCCTGGCCGCGCTCCTGGTCGCCGCGGTCGGCTCCGGCTGCGCGGCCGGGACCGACAGCCGTACCGACGTGGGGGCCGGACAGGGCGCCAAGGCCCTCGCCGGGCAGCCGGGCAGCCAGGCCGGGAACGCGGGAGCGGCGGGCACCCGCGCCGCCCAGGCCGAGAAGGCGCGCCTGGCCCAGGCCGCCCGCGCGGTCGCCGCCAAGAAGTGGGGGCTGGCGAGCACCCCGCTGGCCGCGCCGGTCCCGCCCGCCGTGAAGCCGCACATCACCACCCGCAAGGGCTTCGAGGTCGAGGGCGGTGACGACTCGCTGCCGCCGGTCTTCACCACGGTCCCGACCGACAAGAAGATCGTCTTCCTGACGATGGACGACGGGGACGACAAGGACCCCGAGCTGCTGCGGATGATGTCGGACCTGAACATCCCGTACAGCGCCTTCCTCAGCGACTACCTGGTGCGCGACGACTACGGGTACTTCAAGGACGCCCAGTCCCGCGGCGTCTCCATCAACAACCACACGCTCAACCACCGCTACCTGCCCGGTCTCTCCCACGACGAGCAGAAGCAGGAGATCTGCGACCAGCAGGACATCCTCCAGAAGCAGTACGGCGAGCGCCCCCGGCTCTTCCGGCCGCCGTACGGCAACTACAACGGCGACACCCTGCGGATCGCCAAGTCCTGCGGCATCACCGCCGTGCCCCTGTGGGCGGCGGAGGCGTTCCCCGACCACATGGAGTGGCGGGAGGAGGACCAGGACCTGCACCCCGGAGACATCATCCTCACGCACTTCCGCGGCAAGAAGGACTGGAAGGGCTCCATGCCCGACCTGGTCCGGGCCGCCATGAAGGTCATCACGGACAAGGGATACGCCGTGGCCCGGCTGGAGGACTACGTATGA
- a CDS encoding carbohydrate ABC transporter permease has protein sequence MTSPVMIDPAAPARTPARTEGRAPVGAGGARSSRWLSKTAVNGVLVIAALYTLFPLIWLVTAATKDAGNLLGGDVFSFEGFNLGGNLSALSTYQDGVYFRWYGNSLLYAGIGALGCSLVSVAAGYAFDKYRFRGKEKLFALVLLGVLLPSTALSLPLYLLAVKTGTVNTYWAVLIPSLVNPFGVYLSRIFSAGYIPDEVLEAARIDGAGEMRTFWSVGLRMVMPGFVTVFLFQFTAIWNNFFLPLVMLSDKKLYPLSLGLYNWHSTANADPSFYPMVVTGSLLAVAPLIIAFITLQRHWKAGLTAGSVK, from the coding sequence ATGACCTCCCCCGTCATGATCGATCCGGCCGCGCCGGCCCGCACCCCCGCCCGCACCGAGGGCCGCGCGCCCGTCGGCGCGGGAGGGGCCCGGTCCAGCCGCTGGCTGTCGAAGACCGCGGTCAACGGCGTACTGGTCATCGCCGCCCTCTACACGCTGTTCCCGCTGATCTGGCTGGTCACCGCGGCCACCAAGGACGCCGGGAACCTGCTGGGCGGTGACGTCTTCTCCTTCGAGGGCTTCAACCTCGGCGGCAACCTCTCCGCCCTGTCCACCTACCAGGACGGCGTCTACTTCCGCTGGTACGGCAACTCCCTGCTGTACGCGGGCATCGGGGCGCTCGGCTGCTCGCTGGTCAGCGTCGCCGCGGGGTACGCCTTCGACAAGTACCGCTTCCGGGGGAAGGAGAAGCTGTTCGCGCTCGTCCTGCTCGGTGTGCTGCTGCCCTCCACCGCGCTGTCCCTGCCGCTCTACCTGCTGGCCGTGAAGACCGGGACCGTCAACACCTACTGGGCGGTGCTGATCCCGTCCCTGGTGAACCCGTTCGGCGTGTACCTCTCCCGGATCTTCAGCGCCGGCTACATACCGGACGAGGTCCTGGAGGCCGCCCGGATCGACGGGGCGGGCGAGATGCGCACGTTCTGGTCGGTGGGTCTGCGCATGGTCATGCCGGGGTTCGTGACCGTCTTCCTCTTCCAGTTCACCGCGATCTGGAACAACTTCTTCCTCCCCCTGGTCATGCTCTCGGACAAGAAGCTCTACCCGCTGAGCCTCGGCCTCTACAACTGGCACAGCACCGCCAACGCCGACCCCAGCTTCTACCCGATGGTCGTCACCGGATCCCTCCTCGCCGTCGCGCCGCTGATCATCGCCTTCATCACCCTGCAACGTCACTGGAAGGCCGGTCTCACCGCCGGCAGCGTCAAGTGA
- the groL gene encoding chaperonin GroEL (60 kDa chaperone family; promotes refolding of misfolded polypeptides especially under stressful conditions; forms two stacked rings of heptamers to form a barrel-shaped 14mer; ends can be capped by GroES; misfolded proteins enter the barrel where they are refolded when GroES binds) has product MAKILKFDEDARRALERGVNKLADTVKVTIGPKGRNVVIDKKFGAPTITNDGVTIAREVELDDPYENLGAQLVKEVATKTNDVAGDGTTTATVLAQALVREGLRNVAAGASPAALKKGIDAAVKAVSEELLATARPIDDKSDIAAVAALSAQDSQVGDLIADAMDKVGKDGVITVEESNTFGLDLEFTEGMAFDKGYLSPYMVTDQERMEAVLDDPYILIHQGKIGSIQELLPLLEKVIQAGASKPLLIIAEDVEGEALSTLVVNKIRGTFNAVAVKAPGFGDRRKAMLGDIATLTGATVIAEEVGLKLDQAGLDVLGTARRVTVSKDDTTIVDGGGKSDEVTGRVNQIKAEIESTDSDWDREKLQERLAKLAGGVCVIRVGAATEVELKEKKHRLEDAISATRAAVEEGIVSGGGSALVHAVKVLEGNLGKTGDEATGVAVVRRAAVEPLRWIAENAGLEGYVITSKVSELDKGQGFNAATGEYGDLVKAGVIDPVKVTRSALENAASIASLLLTTETLVVEKPAEEEAEAGHGHSH; this is encoded by the coding sequence ATGGCGAAGATCCTGAAGTTCGACGAGGACGCCCGTCGCGCCCTTGAGCGCGGCGTCAACAAGCTTGCCGACACGGTGAAGGTGACGATCGGCCCCAAGGGCCGCAACGTCGTCATCGACAAGAAGTTCGGTGCGCCCACCATCACCAACGACGGTGTCACCATCGCGCGCGAGGTCGAGCTCGACGACCCGTACGAGAACCTCGGTGCCCAGCTGGTGAAGGAGGTGGCGACCAAGACCAACGACGTAGCGGGTGACGGTACGACCACCGCCACCGTGCTCGCCCAGGCGCTCGTCCGCGAGGGCCTGCGCAACGTGGCCGCGGGCGCGTCCCCGGCCGCCCTGAAGAAGGGCATCGACGCCGCGGTCAAGGCCGTGTCCGAGGAGCTCCTCGCGACGGCCCGCCCGATCGACGACAAGTCCGACATCGCCGCCGTGGCCGCGCTCTCCGCGCAGGACAGCCAGGTCGGCGACCTCATCGCGGACGCGATGGACAAGGTCGGCAAGGACGGTGTCATCACCGTCGAGGAGTCCAACACCTTCGGTCTGGACCTTGAGTTCACCGAGGGCATGGCCTTCGACAAGGGCTACCTGTCCCCGTACATGGTGACCGACCAGGAGCGTATGGAGGCCGTCCTCGACGACCCGTACATCCTGATCCACCAGGGCAAGATCGGCTCGATCCAGGAGCTGCTGCCGCTCCTGGAGAAGGTCATCCAGGCCGGTGCCTCCAAGCCGCTGCTGATCATCGCCGAGGACGTCGAGGGCGAGGCCCTGTCGACCCTGGTCGTCAACAAGATCCGTGGCACCTTCAACGCCGTCGCGGTGAAGGCCCCCGGCTTCGGTGACCGCCGCAAGGCCATGCTCGGCGACATCGCCACCCTCACCGGTGCGACCGTCATCGCCGAGGAGGTCGGCCTCAAGCTCGACCAGGCCGGTCTGGACGTGCTGGGCACCGCCCGCCGCGTGACCGTCTCCAAGGACGACACCACCATCGTCGACGGTGGCGGCAAGTCCGACGAGGTCACCGGCCGCGTCAACCAGATCAAGGCCGAGATCGAGTCCACGGACTCCGACTGGGACCGCGAGAAGCTCCAGGAGCGCCTGGCGAAGCTGGCCGGCGGGGTCTGCGTGATCCGCGTCGGTGCGGCCACCGAGGTGGAGCTCAAGGAGAAGAAGCACCGTCTGGAGGACGCCATCTCCGCGACCCGCGCCGCGGTCGAGGAGGGCATCGTCTCCGGTGGTGGCTCCGCTCTGGTCCACGCCGTCAAGGTCCTCGAGGGCAACCTCGGCAAGACCGGCGACGAGGCCACCGGTGTCGCGGTCGTGCGCCGCGCCGCCGTCGAGCCGCTCCGCTGGATCGCGGAGAACGCCGGTCTTGAGGGCTACGTCATCACCTCGAAGGTCTCCGAGCTCGACAAGGGTCAGGGCTTCAACGCCGCGACCGGCGAGTACGGCGACCTGGTCAAGGCCGGCGTCATCGACCCGGTCAAGGTCACCCGCTCCGCCCTGGAGAACGCCGCGTCCATCGCGTCGCTGCTGCTCACGACCGAGACCCTGGTCGTCGAGAAGCCGGCCGAGGAAGAGGCCGAGGCCGGTCACGGCCACTCCCACTAG